One stretch of Caloenas nicobarica isolate bCalNic1 chromosome 2, bCalNic1.hap1, whole genome shotgun sequence DNA includes these proteins:
- the ARL4A gene encoding ADP-ribosylation factor-like protein 4A, whose translation MGNGLSDQTPILSSLPSFQSFHIVILGLDSAGKTTVLYRLQFNEFVNTVPTKGFNTEKIKVTLGNSKTVTFHFWDVGGQEKLRPLWKSYTRCTDGIVFVVDSVDVERMEEAKTELHKITRISENQGVPVLIIANKQDLRNSLSLSEIEKMLAMSELSSSTPWHLQPTCAIIGDGLKEGLEKLHDMIIKRRKMLRQQKKKR comes from the coding sequence ATGGGGAATGGACTCTCGGACCAGACGCCGATCCTCTCCAGCCTGCCTTCCTTCCAAAGTTTCCACATTGTCATCTTGGGACTGGACTCCGCAGGGAAAACGACCGTGCTGTACAGACTGCAGTTCAATGAGTTTGTCAACACCGTCCCCACTAAAGGATTTAATACGGAGAAGATCAAAGTGACGCTGGGCAACTCTAAAACGGTCACTTTCCACTTCTGGGATGTTGGCGGCCAGGAGAAGCTGAGGCCACTGTGGAAGTCGTACACGAGGTGCACCGATGGCATTGTGTTTGTGGTGGACTCTGTCGATGTTGAGAGAATGGAGGAGGCCAAAACAGAACTTCATAAGATTACTAGGATATCTGAAAATCAAGGAGTGCCTGTCCTTATCATTGCTAACAAGCAGGACTTGAGGaactctctctccctttctgaaATTGAGAAGATGTTAGCAATGAGTGAGCTGAGTTCTTCCACTCCCTGGCATTTGCAACCTACCTGTGCAATCATTGGAGATGGACTCAAAGAGGGACTGGAGAAACTACATGATATGATAATTAAGCGAAGGAAAATGTTGaggcagcagaaaaagaagagatga